One genomic region from Dichotomicrobium thermohalophilum encodes:
- the cbiE gene encoding precorrin-6y C5,15-methyltransferase (decarboxylating) subunit CbiE, which produces MAEAPWLTIIGIGEDGPDGLPPASMAALEAAEIVMGPKRHLGLLPPLRAEVIEWPVPFAEGLPLLMRFRGQRVAVLASGDPFWHGAGSVLARHFEAGEWRALPAPSSASLAAARLGWPLERVTCFGLHAAPLMRLRPHLAPGARLIVLLRDGEAVGALAEWLTAQGFGASTLCVMEALGGPRERIRQARADEMAFADIAHPVCVALEVAGEGAVVSATPGRPDDLFDHDGQITKAPVRALTLAALAPRAGEHLWDIGAGSGAISIEWLLAHPQTTATAIEAVPERAARARANAERLGVDRLEVVEGRAPEALEGSAAPQAVFIGGGLSEALLADLWARLPEGARIVANAVTLESEALLARWHAAQGGRLMRFDISEAAPLGSKRGWRAAYPIVQWSVMR; this is translated from the coding sequence ATGGCTGAGGCTCCGTGGCTCACCATCATCGGGATCGGCGAGGATGGACCGGATGGCCTGCCGCCGGCAAGCATGGCGGCGTTGGAGGCCGCCGAGATCGTCATGGGGCCGAAACGGCATCTCGGCTTGTTGCCGCCGCTGCGCGCGGAGGTCATCGAATGGCCCGTGCCGTTTGCGGAAGGGCTGCCGCTGCTGATGCGCTTTCGGGGTCAGCGCGTGGCGGTGCTGGCCTCGGGCGATCCTTTCTGGCATGGGGCGGGATCGGTGCTGGCGCGGCATTTTGAGGCGGGCGAGTGGCGCGCGCTGCCCGCGCCGTCGAGCGCGTCCTTGGCCGCTGCCCGGCTCGGCTGGCCGCTGGAGCGGGTGACGTGCTTTGGGCTGCATGCCGCTCCGTTGATGCGCCTGCGCCCGCATCTCGCGCCGGGGGCGCGGCTGATCGTGCTGCTGCGCGACGGCGAGGCGGTGGGCGCGCTGGCGGAATGGCTGACGGCGCAGGGCTTCGGCGCGAGCACGCTCTGCGTGATGGAGGCGCTGGGCGGGCCTCGCGAGCGCATCCGGCAGGCGCGGGCGGATGAGATGGCGTTTGCCGACATCGCGCATCCGGTCTGCGTGGCGCTGGAAGTCGCGGGCGAGGGCGCGGTGGTCTCGGCCACACCGGGCCGGCCCGACGACCTGTTCGACCATGACGGGCAGATCACCAAGGCGCCTGTGCGCGCGCTGACGCTGGCGGCGCTGGCCCCCCGCGCGGGCGAGCACCTGTGGGATATCGGCGCGGGGTCGGGCGCGATCAGCATCGAATGGCTGCTGGCGCATCCGCAGACTACCGCCACGGCGATCGAGGCGGTGCCGGAGCGGGCGGCGCGCGCGCGGGCGAATGCCGAGCGGCTGGGCGTGGACCGGCTGGAGGTTGTCGAGGGGCGCGCGCCGGAGGCGCTTGAGGGCTCGGCTGCGCCCCAAGCGGTGTTCATCGGCGGCGGGCTGTCGGAGGCGCTGCTGGCGGATTTGTGGGCGCGGCTGCCAGAGGGCGCGCGCATCGTCGCGAACGCGGTGACGCTGGAATCCGAGGCGCTGCTGGCGCGCTGGCACGCGGCGCAGGGCGGCCGGCTGATGCGCTTCGACATTTCCGAGGCCGCGCCGCTGGGCAGCAAGCGCGGCTGGCGCGCGGCCTATCCGATTGTGCAATGGAGCGTGATGCGATGA
- a CDS encoding cobalt-precorrin-6A reductase: MRVKLLILGGTSEASALARAVAARGIDAVISYAGRVERPRDLPIPRRVGGFGGAGGLAEYLRANAITHVVDATHPFAAQMSRNAMEACAQTGVPLVALTRPAWTPGPGDDWREVPDIPAAVAALAGPPRRVMLPIGRMHLAEFAAQPQHAYLLRLVDPPETPPPLPRHSIVVSRGPFTVEGDTALLREHGIELIVAKNAGGSGARAKLDAARALGLPVIMIARPPLPERREVTTPEAVLDWIDHAGTDLGV; the protein is encoded by the coding sequence ATGCGCGTCAAACTCCTGATCCTCGGCGGCACCAGCGAGGCCAGTGCGCTCGCCCGCGCCGTCGCCGCGCGCGGGATCGACGCGGTGATCTCCTACGCCGGCCGGGTGGAGCGCCCGCGCGACCTGCCCATCCCGCGCAGGGTCGGCGGCTTTGGCGGCGCGGGCGGGCTGGCGGAATACCTGCGCGCGAACGCCATCACGCATGTGGTCGACGCCACCCACCCCTTCGCCGCGCAGATGAGCCGCAACGCCATGGAGGCCTGTGCGCAGACCGGCGTGCCGCTCGTGGCGCTGACGCGCCCGGCCTGGACGCCCGGCCCCGGCGATGACTGGCGCGAAGTGCCCGACATCCCAGCCGCCGTTGCCGCGCTGGCCGGGCCCCCGCGCCGCGTTATGCTGCCGATCGGGCGCATGCACCTTGCCGAATTCGCCGCGCAGCCGCAGCACGCCTACTTGCTCCGCCTCGTCGACCCGCCCGAGACCCCGCCGCCCCTGCCGCGTCATTCCATCGTGGTTTCGCGCGGGCCGTTCACTGTGGAGGGCGATACGGCGCTGCTGCGCGAGCACGGCATCGAGTTGATCGTCGCAAAGAACGCCGGCGGCAGCGGCGCGCGGGCCAAGCTGGACGCGGCGCGGGCGCTGGGCCTGCCCGTCATAATGATCGCGCGCCCGCCCTTGCCCGAGCGGCGGGAGGTGACAACGCCGGAGGCTGTGCTCGACTGGATCGATCATGCCGGCACCGATCTGGGCGTGTAG
- a CDS encoding precorrin-2 C(20)-methyltransferase, with translation MGTIYGVGLGPGDPDLMSRKADSLIRAARHVAYFRKAGRAGHARRIVEGMLHADAREHPMEYPVTTEISFHDPAYKDMLSAFYAECTAHLRGLAAAGEDVVVLCEGDPFFYGSFMHLHERLKDDVPVEVVPGITGMSGAWTATGIPVTWGDDVLVVLTGTLPEDELTRRIAEADALVVMKLGRNLDKVRRALAATGRLEAAWLIEYATMPNQTVRRLTEAPSKPAPYFSMIVVHGQGRRP, from the coding sequence ATGGGTACGATCTACGGCGTCGGCCTGGGACCCGGCGATCCCGACCTGATGAGCCGGAAAGCTGACAGCCTGATCCGCGCGGCGCGGCATGTCGCCTATTTCCGAAAGGCGGGCCGGGCCGGACACGCGCGGCGCATCGTCGAGGGGATGCTGCACGCTGATGCACGGGAACACCCGATGGAATACCCGGTCACGACGGAGATTTCATTCCACGACCCGGCCTATAAAGACATGCTGTCCGCGTTCTATGCCGAGTGCACGGCGCATCTGCGTGGCCTCGCCGCGGCGGGCGAGGATGTCGTGGTGCTGTGCGAGGGCGACCCGTTCTTCTACGGCTCGTTCATGCACCTCCATGAGCGGCTTAAGGACGACGTGCCGGTCGAGGTCGTTCCGGGCATCACCGGCATGTCGGGTGCCTGGACGGCGACAGGCATCCCCGTGACCTGGGGAGATGATGTGCTCGTCGTGCTGACCGGCACGCTGCCCGAAGATGAGCTGACCCGGCGCATCGCTGAGGCAGACGCGCTTGTCGTCATGAAACTCGGGCGCAACCTCGACAAGGTCCGCCGCGCGCTGGCCGCGACTGGGCGGCTGGAGGCGGCCTGGCTGATCGAATACGCGACCATGCCGAACCAGACCGTGCGCCGGCTGACCGAGGCGCCGAGCAAACCCGCGCCCTACTTCTCCATGATCGTCGTGCACGGGCAGGGGCGGCGGCCATGA
- a CDS encoding DUF937 domain-containing protein, with translation MSTNLVSIAMQYITPEMIGRFASALGIDRRLISQAVSAAVPALIGSFAGIASKPGGAATIDAAVRDQDPSILDSISGMLEGGSQQDLIQKGSNTLATLLGPSSVPSLASAIGKFAGMSQGTSSSLLGMLAPAVLGIIGKQKEQKGLDTSGMARLLSAQKQHVNEALPAGFSNYLKGVDIPGLRAPATPTREKVAHAAFSQAKPAEKRSSPRILTWLLPIAAVAAVAWWFLGDRGTTVSETPVDETVVGERTTSTQTVETGPVRLVAGGVDLATAWDKTFSELRTTLEGVSDVETAQSALPKLQAAASELERLAQLSEELSPAGRTALARLVDQAQPRLAQLYEKVLAIPGVAEIAQPRIEVVRSQLNTLARA, from the coding sequence ATGAGTACCAATCTCGTCTCGATCGCAATGCAGTACATCACACCCGAAATGATCGGCCGGTTCGCCTCGGCGCTCGGCATTGACCGTCGGCTGATCAGCCAGGCCGTATCAGCTGCCGTTCCCGCGCTCATCGGCAGCTTTGCCGGCATCGCGTCGAAGCCGGGCGGGGCGGCCACCATCGACGCTGCGGTACGCGATCAGGACCCCAGCATTCTCGACAGCATCTCCGGGATGCTCGAAGGCGGCAGCCAGCAGGACCTGATCCAGAAGGGTAGTAACACGCTGGCGACCTTGCTGGGACCGTCATCCGTGCCGTCACTGGCAAGCGCGATCGGGAAGTTCGCCGGCATGAGCCAGGGCACCAGTTCGTCGCTGCTCGGCATGCTTGCCCCCGCCGTGCTCGGCATCATCGGCAAGCAGAAGGAACAGAAAGGCCTCGACACTTCGGGCATGGCCCGGCTCCTCAGCGCGCAGAAGCAGCATGTCAATGAGGCATTGCCGGCAGGCTTCTCGAACTATCTCAAGGGCGTCGACATCCCCGGCCTGAGGGCGCCTGCCACGCCCACGCGCGAGAAAGTGGCGCATGCCGCCTTTTCCCAGGCAAAGCCCGCGGAGAAACGGTCATCGCCCCGCATCCTCACCTGGCTCCTGCCGATCGCGGCCGTCGCGGCCGTGGCGTGGTGGTTCCTGGGTGATCGCGGTACCACGGTCAGCGAGACGCCGGTCGACGAGACCGTCGTCGGCGAGCGCACGACAAGCACCCAGACTGTCGAAACCGGACCGGTCAGGCTGGTGGCCGGCGGGGTCGATCTCGCCACAGCTTGGGACAAGACCTTTTCCGAGCTTCGTACCACGCTGGAAGGCGTGAGCGACGTCGAAACAGCCCAGAGCGCGCTACCGAAGCTGCAGGCCGCCGCCAGCGAGCTTGAGCGACTGGCGCAGCTGTCGGAAGAACTGTCGCCGGCAGGGCGCACCGCGCTTGCACGGCTGGTGGATCAAGCCCAGCCGAGGCTCGCACAGCTTTATGAAAAGGTGCTAGCCATTCCGGGCGTCGCCGAGATCGCGCAGCCACGCATCGAGGTGGTACGCTCGCAGCTTAATACCCTGGCGCGGGCCTGA
- the cobJ gene encoding precorrin-3B C(17)-methyltransferase: protein MRGWLAIAGLGPGADALMTPEVAQALEAASDVVGYAPYVARVPERAGQARHASDNRVELDRAREALRMAAEGRRVVVVSSGDPGVFGMAAAVFEALEAEPAWRDLDIHVLPGVTAMLAAAARAGAPLGHDFCAINLSDNLKPWALIEKRLRLAAEADFAMALYNPRSKARPEGFARALAVLGEACEPERPIIFARAVSTSEEQIDIVRLRDAAPEMADMRTVVIVGSSRSRIIKRAGRPFVYTPRSVPA, encoded by the coding sequence ATGAGGGGATGGTTGGCAATCGCGGGGCTCGGGCCGGGCGCGGATGCGTTGATGACGCCGGAGGTCGCGCAGGCGCTGGAAGCGGCGAGCGACGTGGTTGGGTATGCGCCTTATGTTGCGCGGGTGCCGGAGCGGGCCGGGCAGGCGCGGCACGCCAGCGACAATCGCGTCGAGCTGGACCGCGCGCGCGAGGCGTTGCGCATGGCCGCCGAGGGGCGGCGCGTGGTGGTTGTATCGTCGGGCGATCCCGGCGTGTTCGGCATGGCCGCGGCGGTGTTCGAGGCGCTGGAGGCGGAGCCGGCGTGGCGCGATTTGGACATTCACGTATTGCCCGGCGTCACGGCGATGCTCGCGGCGGCGGCGCGGGCGGGCGCGCCGCTCGGGCACGACTTCTGCGCCATCAACCTGTCGGACAATCTGAAGCCGTGGGCGCTGATCGAAAAGCGGCTCCGGCTGGCGGCGGAGGCCGACTTCGCCATGGCGCTTTATAATCCACGCTCCAAGGCGCGGCCGGAAGGCTTCGCGCGCGCTCTGGCCGTGCTGGGTGAGGCGTGCGAGCCGGAGCGGCCCATCATCTTTGCCCGCGCGGTCAGCACGTCGGAGGAGCAGATCGATATTGTGCGCCTGCGCGACGCCGCGCCGGAGATGGCCGACATGCGCACGGTCGTGATCGTCGGCTCCAGCCGCTCGCGCATCATCAAGCGCGCGGGCCGCCCGTTCGTCTACACGCCCAGATCGGTGCCGGCATGA
- a CDS encoding cobyrinate a,c-diamide synthase: MSIPGLMISAPSSGTGKTTVMLGLLRALAEDGLSVQPFKSGPDYIDPAFHRAAVGRDSFNLDTWAMDERLLAAIAAQAEGADIIVAEGSMGLYDGVATRGATGFGSSAETAARMGWPVVLVLDVGGQAQSAAATALGFARYWPDLPLAGVILNRVASPRHERLIRLGMEEAGLRVLGVLPRRGDLTLPERHLGLIQAVEHPDLEAAIAGYAAFLREHVDLAAIRAAALAGAANMPGKLPQPPAQRIALARDEAFSFTYPHLLKGWREAGAEIVPFSPLADEAPDAVADLVWLPGGYPELHAGRLAAAETFKAGLRRHAETRPVHGECGGYMALGAALIDKAGARHEMAGLLGLVTSYETRKLHLGYRGARLVAPMPGRAAGAVLRGHEFHYSTILDEPDAPLAEVADADGNPVPETGSRRGQVTGTFFHLIAETGA; this comes from the coding sequence ATGAGCATTCCCGGCCTGATGATCTCCGCGCCCAGCTCCGGCACCGGCAAGACGACCGTGATGCTCGGCCTGCTCCGCGCGCTGGCCGAGGACGGGCTGAGCGTCCAGCCGTTCAAGAGCGGGCCGGATTACATCGACCCCGCGTTTCACCGCGCCGCCGTCGGGCGCGATTCGTTCAATCTCGACACATGGGCGATGGATGAGCGGCTGCTCGCGGCGATCGCGGCGCAGGCCGAAGGCGCGGATATTATCGTCGCGGAAGGCTCGATGGGGCTTTACGACGGCGTGGCGACGCGCGGGGCGACCGGTTTCGGATCGAGCGCAGAGACGGCGGCGCGCATGGGCTGGCCGGTGGTGCTGGTGCTTGATGTCGGTGGGCAGGCGCAGTCGGCAGCGGCGACGGCGCTTGGCTTTGCGCGCTACTGGCCGGACCTGCCTCTGGCGGGCGTGATCCTCAACCGCGTGGCGAGCCCGCGCCATGAGCGGTTGATCCGGCTGGGCATGGAGGAGGCGGGCCTGCGCGTGCTCGGTGTGCTGCCGCGCCGCGGCGATCTGACCCTGCCGGAGCGGCATCTGGGGCTGATCCAGGCGGTGGAGCATCCCGATCTGGAGGCGGCGATTGCGGGATATGCGGCGTTCCTGCGCGAACACGTTGATCTGGCGGCGATCCGCGCGGCGGCGCTGGCGGGGGCGGCCAACATGCCCGGCAAGCTCCCGCAACCGCCAGCGCAACGCATCGCGCTCGCGCGGGACGAAGCGTTTTCCTTCACCTATCCGCACCTTCTCAAGGGCTGGCGCGAAGCGGGCGCGGAGATCGTGCCGTTTTCGCCGCTTGCCGATGAAGCGCCCGACGCGGTGGCTGATCTGGTCTGGCTACCGGGCGGCTACCCGGAGTTGCACGCCGGCCGGCTCGCGGCGGCGGAAACGTTCAAGGCGGGCCTGCGCCGCCACGCCGAGACGCGCCCGGTGCATGGCGAGTGTGGCGGCTACATGGCGCTCGGCGCGGCGCTGATCGACAAGGCCGGCGCGCGCCACGAGATGGCCGGGCTGCTCGGCCTCGTGACGAGCTATGAGACCCGCAAGCTGCATCTGGGCTATCGCGGCGCGCGGCTGGTTGCCCCGATGCCGGGGCGGGCGGCGGGCGCGGTTCTTCGCGGGCACGAGTTCCACTATTCCACCATCCTCGATGAGCCCGACGCGCCGCTGGCCGAGGTCGCGGATGCCGACGGCAACCCCGTCCCCGAGACCGGCTCGCGCCGCGGGCAAGTCACCGGCACCTTCTTCCACCTGATCGCGGAGACCGGCGCATGA
- the cobA gene encoding uroporphyrinogen-III C-methyltransferase yields the protein MTGFVSFVGSGPGDPELLTLKAVDRLKRADAVLFDDLSSGPILEYARKGADLVGVGKRAGRPSPRQPHVSRLLVDYALTGARVVRLKSGDPGLFGRLEEELNALREAGIDCEIIPGVPSVCAAAAAAEMPLTRRLTARRVQFITGHDVSGRLPSDIDLDALSDPGTTTAVFMGKRTFPALVDTLLARGLPPDTPALLAEAISRADQRLQRSTVAELAAQLREEPGDKPAIILFGPLADTSE from the coding sequence ATGACCGGCTTCGTCAGTTTTGTCGGTTCGGGGCCGGGCGACCCCGAGCTGTTGACGCTCAAGGCCGTCGACCGGCTGAAGCGCGCGGATGCGGTGCTGTTCGACGATCTGTCATCCGGCCCGATCCTTGAATATGCGCGCAAGGGCGCGGACCTTGTCGGCGTGGGTAAGCGCGCGGGGCGGCCGTCGCCGCGCCAGCCGCATGTCAGCCGCCTGCTGGTGGATTATGCGCTCACGGGCGCGCGGGTCGTGCGGCTCAAATCCGGTGATCCGGGGCTGTTCGGCCGGCTGGAGGAAGAGTTGAACGCGCTGCGCGAAGCGGGCATCGACTGCGAGATCATTCCCGGGGTGCCGTCGGTCTGCGCGGCGGCGGCGGCGGCGGAGATGCCGCTCACCCGCCGGCTCACGGCGCGGCGCGTGCAGTTCATCACCGGGCATGACGTCAGCGGCCGGCTGCCTTCGGACATCGACCTCGACGCGCTGTCCGATCCGGGCACGACCACCGCCGTGTTCATGGGCAAGCGCACCTTCCCCGCGCTGGTCGACACGCTGTTGGCACGCGGGCTGCCGCCCGATACGCCGGCGTTGCTGGCAGAGGCCATCAGCCGCGCGGATCAGCGCCTGCAGCGCAGTACGGTTGCCGAACTGGCCGCGCAGCTACGCGAAGAGCCGGGCGACAAGCCGGCGATCATCCTGTTCGGCCCGCTCGCGGACACGTCGGAGTAG
- the cobM gene encoding precorrin-4 C(11)-methyltransferase, producing MTVHFIGAGPGAPDLLTLRGRDLIASCPVCLYAGSLVPEGVLAHCPPGARIVNTAPLDLDAIIAECRAAHEAGHDVARLHSGDVSIWSAMGEQIRRLRAEGIPVSVTPGVPSFSAAAAALEAELTLPGLAQSVVLTRTPGRASAMPEGETLRNFAATGATLAIHLSIHNLAEVVADLLPAYGPDCPVAVVYRASWPEQRIVRATLAEIEAALGEGIERTALILVGPALAGEGFDDSRLYAADYDRRFRPRSANGGAT from the coding sequence ATGACCGTGCACTTCATCGGCGCCGGGCCGGGTGCGCCGGACCTTTTGACCTTGCGCGGGCGCGATCTGATCGCGTCCTGTCCGGTGTGCCTGTACGCGGGTTCGCTGGTTCCCGAAGGCGTGCTGGCGCATTGCCCACCGGGTGCGCGCATCGTTAACACCGCGCCGCTCGATCTTGATGCGATCATCGCCGAATGCCGCGCGGCGCACGAGGCGGGCCATGACGTCGCGCGGCTGCATTCGGGGGACGTGTCGATCTGGTCCGCGATGGGCGAGCAGATCCGCCGGTTGCGCGCGGAAGGCATCCCGGTGAGCGTGACGCCGGGCGTGCCGTCCTTCTCAGCCGCTGCCGCCGCGTTGGAGGCGGAACTGACGCTGCCGGGGCTGGCGCAATCGGTGGTGCTGACGCGCACGCCGGGCCGCGCCTCGGCCATGCCGGAAGGCGAGACTCTACGCAACTTCGCGGCAACGGGCGCGACGCTAGCGATCCACCTGTCGATCCATAACCTCGCGGAGGTCGTGGCCGATCTCCTGCCCGCTTATGGGCCGGACTGCCCGGTCGCCGTGGTCTACCGCGCAAGCTGGCCGGAGCAGCGCATCGTTCGCGCGACACTTGCGGAAATCGAGGCCGCGCTGGGCGAGGGGATCGAGCGCACCGCGCTGATCCTCGTCGGCCCGGCGCTGGCGGGCGAAGGCTTCGACGACAGCCGGCTTTACGCCGCCGATTACGACCGCCGTTTCCGCCCCCGCAGCGCAAATGGAGGCGCGACATGA
- a CDS encoding ArsR/SmtB family transcription factor, whose translation MPLPVITRDMSAEDLERMMQNAQRASNFLKAISHEGRLMILCHLVSGEKSVKELEDMVSARQAAVSQQLARLRYEGLVTTRRDGKTIYYRLADDRPRRLLEVVYDMFCREDAEEAADAESAR comes from the coding sequence ATGCCGCTGCCCGTCATCACACGAGACATGAGTGCCGAGGATCTGGAGCGCATGATGCAAAATGCGCAACGAGCTTCAAATTTCCTGAAGGCCATCAGTCATGAGGGCCGGCTCATGATCCTTTGTCACCTCGTCTCCGGTGAGAAGTCGGTGAAGGAGCTTGAGGACATGGTTTCAGCCCGGCAGGCTGCCGTGTCGCAACAACTCGCCCGGCTGCGTTATGAGGGGCTGGTGACAACGCGTCGGGACGGCAAGACGATTTATTACCGCCTGGCGGACGACCGTCCGCGGCGGCTTCTGGAGGTCGTCTACGATATGTTTTGCCGCGAGGATGCTGAGGAAGCTGCGGATGCTGAAAGCGCGCGTTAA
- a CDS encoding cobalamin biosynthesis protein codes for MIVAGFGFRAAATADSLRDALAHAAGERKVTAFAAPEDKAQAACLSELAREMGVSVRAISANDLSRQQTPTEAPRVRAARHTGSVAEAAALAAAGPGARLLAPRHISADRLATCAIAIGEGA; via the coding sequence ATGATCGTGGCGGGTTTCGGCTTTCGCGCGGCGGCGACGGCGGACAGTTTGCGCGATGCGCTGGCGCACGCGGCGGGCGAGCGCAAAGTCACGGCCTTCGCCGCGCCTGAGGATAAAGCGCAGGCGGCCTGCCTGAGCGAATTGGCAAGGGAGATGGGCGTGAGCGTCCGCGCCATCTCGGCCAATGACCTGAGCCGCCAGCAAACTCCGACCGAAGCGCCCCGCGTGCGCGCCGCGCGCCACACCGGCAGCGTCGCCGAAGCCGCCGCGCTCGCCGCCGCCGGGCCGGGCGCTCGCCTGCTCGCTCCGCGCCACATCTCCGCCGACCGCTTGGCAACCTGCGCCATCGCGATAGGGGAGGGCGCATGA
- a CDS encoding precorrin-8X methylmutase: MPHVYETDGAAIYRQSFATIRAEADLARFDALEEPVAVRMIHAAGLVELARDIHFSPGFVETARAALEDGAPILCDTRMVSEGVTRKRLPAENAVICTLGDERVPALAQELNTTRSAAALEMWRPRLKGAVVAIGNAPTALFHLLNMLEDPACPRPAAIIGCPVGFVGAVESKDALWTDRPAPCCIVRGRLGGSAITVAAVNAIASAAE; this comes from the coding sequence ATGCCCCACGTCTACGAGACAGACGGCGCGGCGATCTATCGCCAATCCTTCGCAACCATCCGGGCGGAGGCCGACCTCGCGCGCTTCGACGCGCTGGAAGAGCCGGTGGCTGTGCGAATGATCCATGCCGCCGGTCTGGTTGAGCTCGCGCGCGACATCCATTTTTCGCCCGGTTTCGTGGAGACGGCGCGCGCGGCGTTGGAGGATGGCGCGCCGATCCTGTGCGACACGCGCATGGTCAGCGAGGGTGTCACGCGGAAGCGGTTGCCGGCGGAGAATGCGGTGATCTGCACGCTGGGCGATGAGCGCGTCCCCGCGCTGGCGCAGGAACTGAACACCACACGTTCGGCGGCGGCGCTGGAGATGTGGCGGCCGCGGCTGAAGGGTGCGGTGGTGGCCATCGGCAACGCGCCCACCGCGCTGTTCCACCTGCTCAACATGCTGGAAGACCCGGCCTGCCCGCGCCCGGCGGCGATCATTGGCTGTCCGGTTGGCTTTGTCGGCGCGGTGGAGTCGAAAGACGCGCTCTGGACCGACCGGCCCGCACCGTGCTGCATCGTGCGTGGGCGGCTGGGCGGAAGCGCGATAACGGTCGCGGCCGTCAACGCGATCGCGAGTGCGGCCGAATGA
- the cobF gene encoding precorrin-6A synthase (deacetylating), with protein sequence MELRLIGIGTGNPDHITLEGVRAVQTADLVLIPRKGAEKRDLADLRREICARLLGDDARIVEFDLPTRNDSGDYMAGVADWHDAVAAAWQAALAAQTPPAASAALLIWGDPSLYDSSLRIAARLDPQPDIRIVPGITALQALTAAHRIPLNEIGAPVLITTGRRLREEGWPDGATTVAVMLDGGCAFQAIDPEGVTIWWGAYLGMERQILRAGPLAKVGAEIVAAREQARAAHGWIMDTYLLRWA encoded by the coding sequence ATGGAACTTCGGCTCATCGGCATTGGCACGGGCAACCCGGACCACATCACGCTGGAGGGCGTGCGCGCGGTGCAAACCGCCGATTTGGTGCTGATCCCGCGCAAGGGCGCGGAGAAGCGCGATCTGGCCGATCTGCGCCGGGAGATTTGCGCGCGCCTGCTGGGCGACGACGCGCGGATCGTCGAGTTTGACCTCCCGACGCGTAACGACAGCGGCGACTACATGGCCGGCGTGGCCGACTGGCATGATGCCGTGGCCGCCGCCTGGCAGGCCGCGCTCGCCGCGCAGACCCCGCCTGCGGCCTCCGCCGCCCTGCTGATCTGGGGCGACCCATCGCTCTACGACAGCTCGCTGCGCATCGCCGCGCGGCTCGACCCGCAGCCGGACATCCGCATCGTCCCCGGCATCACGGCGCTGCAGGCGCTGACGGCGGCGCATCGCATCCCCCTGAACGAGATCGGCGCGCCAGTGCTCATCACGACCGGGCGGCGCTTGCGCGAAGAGGGCTGGCCGGACGGCGCGACCACGGTCGCGGTGATGCTCGATGGGGGATGCGCGTTTCAGGCGATCGACCCGGAGGGCGTGACCATCTGGTGGGGCGCTTACCTCGGGATGGAGAGGCAAATCCTGCGCGCCGGGCCGCTGGCAAAAGTCGGTGCGGAAATCGTGGCGGCCCGCGAGCAGGCGCGCGCCGCGCATGGCTGGATCATGGACACCTATCTGCTCAGATGGGCATGA
- the rpe gene encoding ribulose-phosphate 3-epimerase, with the protein MSFDRSIKIAPSILSADFANFGGEIRAIEAQGCDWVHVDVMDGHFVPNLTFGPPLCQAIRPHVTTVMDVHLMIAPVDPYIDAFAEAGADIITAHPEAGPHTHRTLQAIRATGAKAGIALNPGTPVEAAEYLLDLCDLVLVMTVNPGFGGQKFIASQLDKIRKLRAMIGDRPIHLQVDGGITPETAPLVVEAGADVLVAGSGVFKGGSVDNPEVYGENIRAIRNAAERARAAA; encoded by the coding sequence ATGAGCTTTGACCGCAGCATCAAGATCGCCCCGTCAATCCTGTCTGCCGACTTCGCCAATTTCGGCGGTGAAATCCGTGCGATCGAGGCGCAGGGCTGCGACTGGGTGCATGTCGACGTGATGGACGGGCATTTCGTGCCCAACCTGACCTTCGGCCCGCCGCTTTGCCAGGCCATCCGTCCGCATGTCACGACCGTCATGGACGTGCACCTCATGATCGCGCCGGTCGATCCGTATATCGATGCCTTCGCCGAGGCCGGGGCGGACATCATCACGGCGCACCCTGAAGCTGGGCCGCACACGCATCGCACGCTGCAGGCGATCCGCGCCACGGGCGCCAAGGCGGGCATCGCGCTCAACCCCGGCACGCCGGTCGAGGCGGCGGAATATCTGCTGGACCTGTGCGATCTGGTGCTGGTGATGACCGTGAACCCCGGCTTCGGTGGGCAGAAGTTCATCGCCTCCCAGCTCGACAAGATCCGCAAGCTGCGCGCAATGATCGGCGACCGGCCGATTCATCTGCAGGTGGATGGTGGCATTACGCCGGAGACCGCGCCGCTGGTGGTCGAGGCCGGCGCAGACGTGCTGGTCGCCGGCTCAGGCGTTTTCAAGGGCGGCTCTGTCGATAACCCGGAAGTGTACGGGGAAAACATCCGCGCGATCCGCAACGCCGCCGAACGCGCCCGCGCGGCGGCATGA